The following proteins are encoded in a genomic region of Magnolia sinica isolate HGM2019 chromosome 1, MsV1, whole genome shotgun sequence:
- the LOC131249861 gene encoding probable sugar phosphate/phosphate translocator At1g06470: MTHCTDGVQKPCEHTERVQAPQSSISTAALLRTLFYILVWYTFSTCLTLYNKTLLGDKLGKFPAPFLMNTIHFGMQAILSKAIVRFWSQKLQPGVKMSWRDYFLKVVPTAIGTALDINLSNVSLVFISVTFATMCKSASPIFLLLFALAFK; this comes from the exons ATGACACACTGTACAGATGGAGTACAAAAGCCTTGCGAGCATACAG agAGAGTGCAAGCTCCTCAGAGCAGCATTTCAACGGCTGCATTGCTTCGGACATTGTTTTACATACTAGTGTGGTACACTTTCAGCACATGTTTGACACT GTATAATAAAACACTCTTAGGCGATAAATTGGGGAAGTTCCCAGCTCCCTTCTTGATGAATACTATTCATTTTGGCATGCAAGCCATTTTATCCAAGGCCATCGTGCGATTCTGGTCTCAAAAGTTGCAACCTGGTGTAAAAATGTCATGGAGGGATTACTTTCTCAAAG TTGTACCAACGGCTATTGGAACAGCGCTGGATATAAACCTGAGTAATGTCTCCCTTGTTTTCATCTCTGTCACATTTGCCACTATG TGTAAATCCGCCTCTCCAATATTTCTCCTTCTGTTTGCTCTTGCATTCAAGTGA
- the LOC131249850 gene encoding extensin-2-like yields MDPVKAKCPQSNDYIKSWKQHISQENHIPNTYRNLHFSGPSFIASSMGQYMKSLAMLWPWLAIAICAMTSNVLAVDHFFDSYAPPPYYYTSPPPPSPPPPPPYYYKSPPPPSPPPPYIYNSPPPPSPSPPPPYYYNSPPPPSPSPPPPYYYKSPPPPSPSPPPPYYYKSPPPPSPSPPPPYYYNSPPPPSPSPPPPYYYNSPPPPSPSPPPPYYYKSPPPPSPSPPPPYYYNSPPPPSPSPPPPYYYKSPPPPSPSPPPPYYYKSPPPPSPSPPPPYYYNSPPPPSPSPPPPYYYKSPPPPSPSPPPPYYYKSPPPPSPSPPPPYYYTSPPPPSPSPSPPPPYY; encoded by the coding sequence ATGGACCCTGTCAAAGCAAAATGCCCTCAAAGCAATGATTATATAAAGAGCTGGAAGCAGCACATAAGCCAGGAAAACCACATTCCCAACACCTATAGAAACTTGCATTTCTCGGGTCCGTCTTTCATAGCCTCTTCCATGGGGCAATACATGAAGAGTCTAGCTATGCTATGGCCATGGCTCGCGATTGCAATCTGCGCCATGACCTCCAATGTTCTAGCAGTTGACCATTTTTTTGATTCCTACGCCCCACCACCTTACTATTACACATCACCGCCACCGCCATCTCCGCCACCACCTCCACCTTACTACTACAAATCTCCACCCCCTCCATCACCGCCACCACCTTATATTTACAATTCACCGCCGCCACCATCTCCGTCACCGCCTCCTCCATACTACTACAATTCACCGCCACCGCCATCTCCGTCTCCACCTCCTCCATACTACTACAAATCGCCGCCACCTCCCTCACCATCACCCCCACCACCATACTACTATAAATCCCCACCCCCGCCATCTCCATCCCCACCTCCTCCATACTACTACAATTCACCCCCGCCTCCATCTCCGTCGCCTCCTCCACCATACTACTACAACTCCCCACCTCCGCCATCTCCATCGCCACCTCCTCCCTACTATTACAAATCTCCTCCACCTCCATCCCCATCACCACCTCCTCCATACTACTACAATTCACCACCACCTCCATCTCCCTCGCCTCCTCCACCATACTACTACAAATCCCCACCTCCACCATCTCCATCACCACCTCCTCCCTACTATTACAAATCTCCTCCACCTCCATCCCCATCACCACCTCCTCCATACTACTACAATTCACCACCACCTCCATCTCCCTCGCCTCCTCCACCATACTACTACAAATCCCCACCTCCACCATCTCCATCACCACCTCCTCCCTACTATTACAAATCTCCTCCACCTCCATCCCCATCACCTCCTCCTCCCTACTACTACACGTCGCCACCTCctccatcaccatcaccatcacccccTCCCCCTTACTATTAA